From a single Capsicum annuum cultivar UCD-10X-F1 chromosome 12, UCD10Xv1.1, whole genome shotgun sequence genomic region:
- the LOC107849212 gene encoding uncharacterized protein LOC107849212 has protein sequence MAIDHLSKLAGKVERKRIQIDINQIKETPLYRRTNIRSLACAIDASTSTLFRRIKDGAMRAHINAIKPHWTEKNKKKCERYYLIPEELESNPYRSCKSKNFITKVMFMAAVARPRFDQNGFKLFSGKIGIFPFVVKEAAKWNSKNQVTGTLETKPILSVTKDITRACLIAKILSAIKSKWLVSESNTPIFIQQDNVRSHIDVNDMEFNEAAREDGFDIRLCFQPSNSLDLNVFDLGFFRVIQYQKTPINIDESIIAVEIF, from the exons ATGGCGATAGATCATTTATCAAAACTTGCGGGTAAAGTTGAGAGAAAACGAATTCAAATTGATATTAATCAAATAAAGGAAACTCCTCTTTATCGTCGAACGAATATTCGATCTTTAGCTTGTGCCATTGATGCGTCGACATCAACTCTTTTTCGACGTATCAAAGATGGTGCAATGAGGGCGCACATAAACGCTATAAAGCCTCATTGGacggagaaaaataaaaag aaatgtGAAAGGTACTATCTCATCCCAGAAGAACTAGAATCTAATCCATATAGATCATGTAAAAGTAAGAATTTTATTACCAAAGTGATGTTCATGGCTGCTGTCGCACGTCCCAGATTTGATCAAAATGGATTTAAGTTGTTTTCaggaaaaataggaatttttcCTTTTGTTGTAAAAGAGGCAGCTAAGTGGAATAGCAAAAATCAAGTTACCGGGACTTTGGAAACGAAGCCTATATTATCTGTGACTAAAGATATAACTAGGGCTTGCTTGATCGCAAAAATTCTTTCCGCAATTAAATCAAAATGGCTAGTTTCAGAGTCAAATACTCCCATTTTTATTCAACAAGACAATGTAAGATCTCATATTGATGTAAATGATATGGAATTTAACGAAGCTGCTCGAGAAGATGGATTTGATATTCGACTGTGCTTTCAACCTTCTAATAGTCTAGATTTAAATGTCTTTGATCTTGGATTCTTTAGAGTCATTCAATACCAAAAGACTCCTATAAATATTGATGAGTCGATAATTGcagttgaaattttttaa